From Topomyia yanbarensis strain Yona2022 chromosome 1, ASM3024719v1, whole genome shotgun sequence, one genomic window encodes:
- the LOC131692880 gene encoding inhibitor of growth protein 3 isoform X2 — protein MLYLEDYLEMIEHLPQELRDRFTEMREMDLSVQNNMDSLDKRVRTLFQQCRRGEVAGVQADSDFHSIRKDYYRVLEDSDEKVQLAGQMYDLVDRYLRRLDSELYKFKCELEADHNGITEILEKRSLELDSSTSNGGLNQKENRYFDTLPGFTSGGILSSGGGGSGSAARVDRYKVKPEKRRDSVGMSVLSGPPPEKRPAVTVTTAISSGPPVRPTTPGLSASTGPYHMLSSSGSSTPNATTSIAYNLQQFGAGNAIAAAASQAIAQTQQMQQGRRTASLKASYDAIHGAGATGTGPHDLLINRELAGATHNALQAVERETNNAFSNQQRRQHKKKLTANTSAADLLEPTTSVVPGLLSGVTSGPSVASTSIGTSRPPSSSSGGPPPMSAAGLGISLSLGTGAVLNENGMVVEQTPDGEWTYDPNEPRYCICNQVSYGDMVACDNEDCPFEWFHYPCVNITSSPKGKWYCPQCSSSMKRRASRKN, from the exons ATGCTGTATCTGGAGGATTATCTCGAAA TGATTGAACATTTACCACAAGAGCTACGGGATCGTTTCACAGAAATGCGTGAGATGGATCTTTCCGTGCAAA ACAATATGGACTCGCTGGATAAACGCGTCCGGACGCTGTTCCAGCAGTGCCGCCGTGGTGAGGTAGCCGGAGTACAGGCCGATTCGGACTTTCACTCGATTCGCAAGGACTACTACCGGGTGCTGGAGGACTCAGACGAAAAGGTCCAACTGGCCGGACAAATGTACGAtctggtggatcgatatctgcGCCGACTGGACAGTGAACTGTACAAGTTCAAGTGTGAACTGGAAGCGGATCACAACGGAATCACGGAAATTCTGGAGAAACGATCGCTAGAGCTAGACTCGTCAACGAGCAATGGAGGATTGAATCAGAAAGAGAATCGATATTTTGATACACTGCCCGGTTTTACAAGCGGTGGTATCCTGAGCAGTGGCGGTGGTGGTAGTGGAAGTGCAGCCCGCGTGGATCGTTACAAAGTTAAACCGGAGAAACGGCGTGATAGTGTTGGGATGTCGGTTCTAAGTGGACCTCCGCCGGAAAAACGCCCGGCAGTTACTGTCACTACTGCAATCAGTAGTGGGCCTCCCGTTCGTCCGACAACACCGGGTTTGAGCGCTTCTACTGGTCCATACCATATGCTATCATCCTCCGGTTCAAGCACTCCGAACGCAACAACTTCGATAGCGTACAATCTGCAGCAGTTTGGAGCGGGCAATGCAATAGCAGCTGCTGCCAGTCAGGCCATAGCTCAGACCCAACAGATGCAGCAGGGTAGAAGAACAGCCAGCTTGAAGGCCTCGTACGATGCTATCCATGGCGCAGGTGCCACCGGAACTGGGCCTCATGATCTGCTGATAAATCGTGAATTGGCCGGAGCCACTCATAACGCGTTGCAGGCCGTGGAGCGTGAAACGAACAATGCGTTTTCCAATCAACAGCGAAGGCAGCACAAGAAAAAGCTGACCGCAAATACGTCTGCAGCAG ATTTGCTGGAACCGACCACCAGCGTTGTTCCCGGGTTGCTATCGGGGGTAACGAGTGGACCATCGGTGGCATCCACCAGCATAGGAACATCGAGACCACCCAGTTCCAGCTCCGGGGGTCCACCGCCAATGAGTGCTGCTGGTTTGGGGATCTCATTGTCGCTCGGAACCGGAGCAGTGCTGAACGAGAACGGGATGGTAGTGGAACAGACGCCCGATGGCGAGTGGACTTACGATCCGAACGAGCCGCGCTACTGCATCTGTAATCAGGTGTCGTACGGCGATATGGTGGCATGCGATAATGAAGAT TGTCCTTTCGAGTGGTTCCACTACCCATGCGTGAACATAACATCCTCCCCGAAAGGTAAATGGTACTGTCCGCAGTGCAGTAGTTCTATGAAGCGACGCGCTTCACGAAAGAACTAA
- the LOC131692880 gene encoding inhibitor of growth protein 3 isoform X1: MLYLEDYLEMIEHLPQELRDRFTEMREMDLSVQNNMDSLDKRVRTLFQQCRRGEVAGVQADSDFHSIRKDYYRVLEDSDEKVQLAGQMYDLVDRYLRRLDSELYKFKCELEADHNGITEILEKRSLELDSSTSNGGLNQKENRYFDTLPGFTSGGILSSGGGGSGSAARVDRYKVKPEKRRDSVGMSVLSGPPPEKRPAVTVTTAISSGPPVRPTTPGLSASTGPYHMLSSSGSSTPNATTSIAYNLQQFGAGNAIAAAASQAIAQTQQMQQGRRTASLKASYDAIHGAGATGTGPHDLLINRELAGATHNALQAVERETNNAFSNQQRRQHKKKLTANTSAAATLLQAHQKQQHSVALNPNLSSSSLDLLEPTTSVVPGLLSGVTSGPSVASTSIGTSRPPSSSSGGPPPMSAAGLGISLSLGTGAVLNENGMVVEQTPDGEWTYDPNEPRYCICNQVSYGDMVACDNEDCPFEWFHYPCVNITSSPKGKWYCPQCSSSMKRRASRKN; encoded by the exons ATGCTGTATCTGGAGGATTATCTCGAAA TGATTGAACATTTACCACAAGAGCTACGGGATCGTTTCACAGAAATGCGTGAGATGGATCTTTCCGTGCAAA ACAATATGGACTCGCTGGATAAACGCGTCCGGACGCTGTTCCAGCAGTGCCGCCGTGGTGAGGTAGCCGGAGTACAGGCCGATTCGGACTTTCACTCGATTCGCAAGGACTACTACCGGGTGCTGGAGGACTCAGACGAAAAGGTCCAACTGGCCGGACAAATGTACGAtctggtggatcgatatctgcGCCGACTGGACAGTGAACTGTACAAGTTCAAGTGTGAACTGGAAGCGGATCACAACGGAATCACGGAAATTCTGGAGAAACGATCGCTAGAGCTAGACTCGTCAACGAGCAATGGAGGATTGAATCAGAAAGAGAATCGATATTTTGATACACTGCCCGGTTTTACAAGCGGTGGTATCCTGAGCAGTGGCGGTGGTGGTAGTGGAAGTGCAGCCCGCGTGGATCGTTACAAAGTTAAACCGGAGAAACGGCGTGATAGTGTTGGGATGTCGGTTCTAAGTGGACCTCCGCCGGAAAAACGCCCGGCAGTTACTGTCACTACTGCAATCAGTAGTGGGCCTCCCGTTCGTCCGACAACACCGGGTTTGAGCGCTTCTACTGGTCCATACCATATGCTATCATCCTCCGGTTCAAGCACTCCGAACGCAACAACTTCGATAGCGTACAATCTGCAGCAGTTTGGAGCGGGCAATGCAATAGCAGCTGCTGCCAGTCAGGCCATAGCTCAGACCCAACAGATGCAGCAGGGTAGAAGAACAGCCAGCTTGAAGGCCTCGTACGATGCTATCCATGGCGCAGGTGCCACCGGAACTGGGCCTCATGATCTGCTGATAAATCGTGAATTGGCCGGAGCCACTCATAACGCGTTGCAGGCCGTGGAGCGTGAAACGAACAATGCGTTTTCCAATCAACAGCGAAGGCAGCACAAGAAAAAGCTGACCGCAAATACGTCTGCAGCAG CCACACTGTTACAAGCACACCAGAAGCAGCAGCACTCAGTCGCCCTTAATCCTAACCTGTCCTCCTCGTCTCTAGATTTGCTGGAACCGACCACCAGCGTTGTTCCCGGGTTGCTATCGGGGGTAACGAGTGGACCATCGGTGGCATCCACCAGCATAGGAACATCGAGACCACCCAGTTCCAGCTCCGGGGGTCCACCGCCAATGAGTGCTGCTGGTTTGGGGATCTCATTGTCGCTCGGAACCGGAGCAGTGCTGAACGAGAACGGGATGGTAGTGGAACAGACGCCCGATGGCGAGTGGACTTACGATCCGAACGAGCCGCGCTACTGCATCTGTAATCAGGTGTCGTACGGCGATATGGTGGCATGCGATAATGAAGAT TGTCCTTTCGAGTGGTTCCACTACCCATGCGTGAACATAACATCCTCCCCGAAAGGTAAATGGTACTGTCCGCAGTGCAGTAGTTCTATGAAGCGACGCGCTTCACGAAAGAACTAA